The sequence below is a genomic window from Inediibacterium massiliense.
TCTTCTTTCATTTCTATCTCTCCTACTTATTCTGTCTCGCTTTTTCGATTTTTTGTATCATTTCTTCTTTGTCCATTACTTCCCAAGAAAAATCAGTAATCTTTCCTTTTTCATCTATTATATAAGTGAAAGGATATTTCCTTACCTTATATCCTATAGCTACATCTCCATTTATATCAAAAAGTACTGGAAATGTATATCCCTTTTCATCTAAAAAAGCATTTACTTCTTCCATATCTTTTTTCTCAGCAGCTAATACATTGACTGCCAATGTAACTACATCATCTTTTTCATATTTTTCATATACTTGCTGCAAATCCTTTAATTCTTTTACAGCATTAGGAGATTTTGTAGTAAAAAAATTAATCAAAACTACTTTTTCTTTTAAATCCGAAAGTCTAATTTCATTTCCTTCTCGATCTAAAAGGGTAAAATCATATGCTTGTTCTCCTACATATACCTCTGATTTTTTTGTGGTTTCTTCTTTTTTAATACTTTCTACTTCTTTCATATCTTTTAGGCATCCACTCATGGATAAACAGATTCCTAGGACCATACCAATCCATATCGATTTTTTTATCATATTTTCGCCTCCTTATATTTTATATGAAGGAAAATATACATATATTCTATGAAAATAGCATAGAAAAAGCCCCGGATGAGGGACTTTTTATTCAGGTCTTGGTGCATCTACAGGACATACATTGGCACAAGCTCCGCAATCAATACATCCTGATGCATCAATTACATATTTATCATCACCTGCACTAATAACACTCACAGGACATTCAGGCTCACATGCACCACAACTGATACATGCTTCTGTGATTATATATGCCATACATTTCACCTCCAAATATAGTGAAAAATCTATTCCTAAGTAAGTATATCCTAACCTTGCTTTTCTTATTCTTCTAGATGCTTAAGAGACTCTTCTATATCTTCTGTTTCTGCTTCTCCTCTTTGACAACAACAAGAATGTATTCTTTGTATCACCTTTTTATCATATATGGTTAAATCATCACTTAGTTTGTCTTCTTTTTCTGGTCTTTCTTCTATAATGAGTCTCACTTTTACACATTCTAATAATACATTATTATCTACTACAATACCTTTTCCATCTGGAGTAATTACTTTTTCTCCTATCTCTGGAAGATTTTCTCGTAGACATTGATAAGTATCATGCTCATATTTTAAACAACACATAAGCCTTCCACAAATTCCTGATATTTTTGTAGGATTTAAAGATAAATTTTGCTCCTTTGCCATTTTTATAGACACAGGTTCAAAATCCCCAAGCCAATTGGCACAACAAAGACCTCTCCCACAAGGACCCAATCCTCCGATCATCTTTGCTTCATCTCTTACTCCTATTTGTCTTAATTCTATACGAGTTTTAAAGACTGCAGCCAAATCTTTTACTAACTCTCTAAAATCTACTCTTCCATCTGCAGTAAAATAAAAGATTACTTTGTTGTTATCAAAAGTATACTCTACATCAATAAGCTTCATATCCAATTTATGAAGGATTATTTTTTCAAGACAAATTTCAAAAGCTGCCTTCTCTTTTTCTATATTTTGCTGATTTTGTATCTCATCTTCTAATGTAGCTACTCGAATTACTTTCTTTAAAGGTGCTACAATATCTTCCTCTAGAATTTCTTTGGGTCCTACAACCACTTCTCCAAACTCTATTCCTCTAGCAGTCTCTACAATTGCATTTTGTCCTTTTTGTATTTGTACTTCATCAGGATCAAAATAATAAATTTTCCCTGCTTTTTTAAATCGTATTCCTACAACAGTTACCATTTTATACCTCCTGCATAGCTAAAAGCATCATTTCTATAGCTAATTGAAAATTTACATTTGCTTTTATATCATTCTTTGTTTTTTCTATGATTTTTATCACATCAATTATCTTTTCATGAGATAAATCCCGTATATGATCTTTTAAAATTTCCTTTTGATCCAAGTTAATCAAAAATTTATCTGAATCAGTCTGAGAAAATAAAAGCATATCTCTATACCAAAAGATCATAAAATCTAGTATTTCATCTATATATTCTTTATGTTCCTTAAAAAATTCAAACATTTCAAAGGGATCCAAAGGATCTTTTTGAAGTAATTTTCCAATGATCTTGATAATTTCTTCTCTTCTTCTTTGAAATCCTTCTGATTCTTTTAAATTAATGGCCTTCCCTAAAATTCCATCAGAAAAAATAGCCATAATTCTTGCTTCTTGAAGATTTAGACCATATTTATTTTTTAAAATTTCTTCAATATATTTCTGTCCTACTTTATCTAATTTAATCATTTGACAACGAGACCTTATGGTAGGTAAAAGAATATTTGCATTTGTACTCATCAAAATAATCATCCCATATTCAGGAGGTTCTTCTAATGTTTTTAGTAATCTATTTTGAGCACTTGTAGTCATTGTATCTGCTTCTTTAATAAAATAAATCTTTTTATCAGATTCATAAGGCTTTTTATATAGATCCTGTTGAAATTCTTCAATTTGATGATTTTTAATGCTTTTTCCCTCAGGCTCAATCACTTTTATATCAGGATGATTATGTGTATTTACTTTTATACATGAGCTGCATTGATCACAAGCATCTCCAAC
It includes:
- a CDS encoding DUF362 domain-containing protein, whose amino-acid sequence is MAYIITEACISCGACEPECPVSVISAGDDKYVIDASGCIDCGACANVCPVDAPRPE
- a CDS encoding TlpA disulfide reductase family protein; translated protein: MIKKSIWIGMVLGICLSMSGCLKDMKEVESIKKEETTKKSEVYVGEQAYDFTLLDREGNEIRLSDLKEKVVLINFFTTKSPNAVKELKDLQQVYEKYEKDDVVTLAVNVLAAEKKDMEEVNAFLDEKGYTFPVLFDINGDVAIGYKVRKYPFTYIIDEKGKITDFSWEVMDKEEMIQKIEKARQNK
- a CDS encoding PSP1 domain-containing protein; amino-acid sequence: MVTVVGIRFKKAGKIYYFDPDEVQIQKGQNAIVETARGIEFGEVVVGPKEILEEDIVAPLKKVIRVATLEDEIQNQQNIEKEKAAFEICLEKIILHKLDMKLIDVEYTFDNNKVIFYFTADGRVDFRELVKDLAAVFKTRIELRQIGVRDEAKMIGGLGPCGRGLCCANWLGDFEPVSIKMAKEQNLSLNPTKISGICGRLMCCLKYEHDTYQCLRENLPEIGEKVITPDGKGIVVDNNVLLECVKVRLIIEERPEKEDKLSDDLTIYDKKVIQRIHSCCCQRGEAETEDIEESLKHLEE
- the holB gene encoding DNA polymerase III subunit delta' — encoded protein: MSFKEIAGQEKIIKYFKNAIHQNKIAHAYIFEGPKGIGKNTLAQAFAKGILCENIVGDACDQCSSCIKVNTHNHPDIKVIEPEGKSIKNHQIEEFQQDLYKKPYESDKKIYFIKEADTMTTSAQNRLLKTLEEPPEYGMIILMSTNANILLPTIRSRCQMIKLDKVGQKYIEEILKNKYGLNLQEARIMAIFSDGILGKAINLKESEGFQRRREEIIKIIGKLLQKDPLDPFEMFEFFKEHKEYIDEILDFMIFWYRDMLLFSQTDSDKFLINLDQKEILKDHIRDLSHEKIIDVIKIIEKTKNDIKANVNFQLAIEMMLLAMQEV